The proteins below are encoded in one region of Rhododendron vialii isolate Sample 1 chromosome 7a, ASM3025357v1:
- the LOC131331844 gene encoding MADS-box protein SOC1-like isoform X1 → MHFHGVLEYFPFSHSIHTYKPVYQNKQREVLQEKMVRGKTQMRRIENTSSRQVTFSKRRSGLLKKAFELSVLCDAEVGLIIFSTTGKLYEFSSSSMNKTIGRYMRNAKELGNGKPAIQDNLKDLKEAAVSMSKKIEFLEVSKRKLLGDCVESCSVEELHQIEEQLETSLSNIRARKNLVFKEKIQHLKEEERILAEENAKLRDKVENQLPRRPSITLQLGQREIPEVDTGLFIGPPGEIAVN, encoded by the exons atgcactTCCACGGTGTGTTGGAATATTTTCCCTTTTCTCACTCTATCCATACCTACAAGCCAGTTTACCAAAACAAGCAACGAG AGGTATTGCAAGAGAAAATGGTGAGAGGGAAAACCCAGATGAGAAGGATAGAGAACACATCAAGCAGGCAAGTGACTTTCTCGAAGCGAAGGAGTGGGCTGCTGAAGAAGGCCTTCGAGTTATCGGTTTTGTGTGATGCTGAAGTTGGACTCATAATCTTTTCCACCACTGGGAAGCTGTATGAGTTCTCTAGCTCCag TATGAACAAGACAATAGGACGGTATATGAGAAATGCCAAGGAACTAGGAAATGGAAAACCAGCAATCCAAGACAACTTGAAG GATTTGAAGGAAGCAGCTGTTTCCATGTCAAAGAAGATTGAATTTCTTGAAGTCTCTAAACG AAAGCTGTTGGGAGACTGTGTGGAATCTTGCTCCGTGGAGGAGCTACACCAAATAGAAGAACAGTTGGAGACCAGTTTAAGCAACATTAGGGCAAGAAAG AATCTGGTATTCAAGGAGAAAATCCAGCATCTGAAGGAAGAG GAGAGAATCCTAGCGGAAGAAAATGCGAAATTACGGGACAAG GTTGAGAACCAATTGCCTCGGCGCCCGTCGATTACACTGCAACTGGGTCAGAGAGAAATTCCAGAAGTGGATACAGGATTGTTCATAGGACCGCCCGGCGAAATAGCGGTTAATTAG
- the LOC131331844 gene encoding MADS-box protein SOC1-like isoform X2 codes for MVRGKTQMRRIENTSSRQVTFSKRRSGLLKKAFELSVLCDAEVGLIIFSTTGKLYEFSSSSMNKTIGRYMRNAKELGNGKPAIQDNLKDLKEAAVSMSKKIEFLEVSKRKLLGDCVESCSVEELHQIEEQLETSLSNIRARKNLVFKEKIQHLKEEERILAEENAKLRDKVENQLPRRPSITLQLGQREIPEVDTGLFIGPPGEIAVN; via the exons ATGGTGAGAGGGAAAACCCAGATGAGAAGGATAGAGAACACATCAAGCAGGCAAGTGACTTTCTCGAAGCGAAGGAGTGGGCTGCTGAAGAAGGCCTTCGAGTTATCGGTTTTGTGTGATGCTGAAGTTGGACTCATAATCTTTTCCACCACTGGGAAGCTGTATGAGTTCTCTAGCTCCag TATGAACAAGACAATAGGACGGTATATGAGAAATGCCAAGGAACTAGGAAATGGAAAACCAGCAATCCAAGACAACTTGAAG GATTTGAAGGAAGCAGCTGTTTCCATGTCAAAGAAGATTGAATTTCTTGAAGTCTCTAAACG AAAGCTGTTGGGAGACTGTGTGGAATCTTGCTCCGTGGAGGAGCTACACCAAATAGAAGAACAGTTGGAGACCAGTTTAAGCAACATTAGGGCAAGAAAG AATCTGGTATTCAAGGAGAAAATCCAGCATCTGAAGGAAGAG GAGAGAATCCTAGCGGAAGAAAATGCGAAATTACGGGACAAG GTTGAGAACCAATTGCCTCGGCGCCCGTCGATTACACTGCAACTGGGTCAGAGAGAAATTCCAGAAGTGGATACAGGATTGTTCATAGGACCGCCCGGCGAAATAGCGGTTAATTAG